The proteins below are encoded in one region of Limnohabitans sp. 63ED37-2:
- a CDS encoding DUF6691 family protein, with translation MNPLNPHTLTLPKALVTLVAGALFGFGLSLATMVQPDVVLSFLRFQDWGLILVMGGAAGLAMLAYKGVPRWLGRPFLGGQFLTQPASWNRQTVIGSAIFGVGWGLSGVCPGPAIAALGTGNTDILWALGGIVLGALAHGLTTRD, from the coding sequence ATGAACCCGCTGAACCCTCACACCCTGACCCTGCCCAAAGCGCTGGTCACCCTGGTCGCCGGGGCCTTGTTTGGCTTTGGCTTGTCTTTGGCCACCATGGTCCAACCCGATGTGGTTTTGAGCTTTTTGCGCTTTCAAGACTGGGGCCTGATCTTGGTCATGGGCGGTGCTGCAGGCCTGGCCATGCTGGCTTACAAAGGTGTTCCCCGCTGGCTGGGCCGCCCCTTTCTGGGCGGTCAGTTCCTGACGCAACCGGCCAGCTGGAACCGCCAGACCGTGATCGGCTCCGCCATTTTTGGTGTGGGCTGGGGGTTGTCGGGCGTTTGCCCCGGCCCCGCGATTGCGGCCTTGGGAACCGGTAACACCGACATCTTGTGGGCCTTGGGCGGCATTGTGCTGGGCGCTTTGGCCCACGGCCTGACGACGCGGGACTGA
- a CDS encoding toll/interleukin-1 receptor domain-containing protein — translation MTKAFLSHGWCDATVVAKIAEALESQGINVFLDKWDISHGKLIWATIDRAIDEASKLVVFLSRDALDGKGFK, via the coding sequence ATGACAAAGGCATTTCTTAGTCACGGATGGTGCGACGCGACGGTCGTCGCCAAGATTGCTGAGGCCTTGGAGTCTCAGGGCATCAATGTCTTCCTGGATAAATGGGACATTTCACACGGTAAGCTTATTTGGGCAACAATTGATCGCGCGATTGACGAAGCCTCAAAACTCGTCGTTTTCCTGTCTCGCGACGCTTTGGATGGTAAGGGTTTCAAATAG
- a CDS encoding YeeE/YedE family protein, which yields MTLIDTLFPLGWQHYLLGGLTIGAGVALLYVFNGWVGGMSSVFSSSWSFVSKRAFFQQARFVSTRNWRLVYALGVVLGALVWRFTLAGGEAQHTSVPAWQLLGGGFLVGYGARLGNGCTSGHGICGLGSLQLPSLGAVLTFMATAFMTANLMAIFTKGLA from the coding sequence ATGACTCTGATTGACACCCTCTTCCCCCTCGGCTGGCAGCACTACCTGCTGGGCGGCCTGACCATTGGCGCTGGCGTGGCGCTGCTTTATGTGTTCAACGGCTGGGTGGGCGGCATGAGTTCCGTTTTTTCCAGCAGTTGGTCGTTCGTGTCCAAACGGGCGTTTTTTCAGCAAGCGCGCTTTGTCAGCACCCGCAACTGGCGGCTGGTTTACGCGCTGGGCGTGGTGCTGGGGGCGCTGGTTTGGCGGTTCACGCTGGCGGGCGGCGAGGCGCAGCACACCAGCGTGCCCGCCTGGCAGCTGTTGGGTGGCGGCTTTTTGGTGGGCTACGGTGCCCGCTTGGGCAATGGCTGCACATCGGGCCACGGCATTTGTGGCCTGGGCTCGTTGCAACTGCCTTCGCTGGGCGCGGTGCTCACCTTCATGGCCACCGCCTTCATGACCGCCAACCTGATGGCCATCTTCACGAAAGGCCTGGCATGA
- a CDS encoding GNAT family N-acetyltransferase produces MKIQPLSNPQVVIRPFATEDADEFAAAARESVETMNPWMPWCTTAFTPSDALAWFSTCDRERQADRAFDMGLFCASSGLLLGGASINQLSGQHRYGNVGYWVRQSQQRKGFALQAIALLAEFGFKQLGLYRLEIVVATGNVASQAAAAASGAALESLARNRIFLHGRPVDAHVYVLLPNTQAS; encoded by the coding sequence ATGAAAATTCAGCCACTTTCAAATCCTCAAGTCGTTATTCGCCCTTTTGCTACGGAGGACGCGGATGAATTTGCTGCGGCCGCGCGTGAATCAGTTGAAACCATGAATCCATGGATGCCGTGGTGCACCACTGCTTTCACTCCAAGCGATGCACTTGCATGGTTTTCCACCTGTGACCGGGAGCGCCAAGCAGATCGTGCCTTCGACATGGGGCTCTTCTGTGCCTCCTCAGGCCTTTTGCTTGGTGGCGCAAGCATCAATCAGCTATCTGGTCAACATCGTTACGGCAACGTTGGCTACTGGGTTCGGCAGTCGCAGCAACGCAAGGGTTTTGCTCTACAAGCAATTGCGTTACTCGCAGAGTTCGGCTTCAAGCAGCTGGGGCTTTATCGCCTTGAAATTGTCGTCGCCACTGGTAACGTCGCGAGCCAAGCAGCCGCTGCTGCAAGCGGTGCCGCGCTTGAGTCTCTGGCTCGCAATCGTATTTTCCTCCACGGGCGGCCCGTCGACGCGCATGTTTATGTCCTACTTCCAAATACTCAAGCCAGCTAA